One Chitinophagales bacterium genomic window carries:
- a CDS encoding membrane protein: MHTHHNQPHKITPLSKANRDQMFLMLFFLSAFAPSCNTNNHLSDAYGNFEAKEMVVSAGSTGQIMEFNVDEGQRLEAGQIVGYIDTTQLYLKKLQLLAARKSIAAKTGNIVAQIDVLKKQKEAALKEKERFEKLVARQAATQKQLDDILAQLDVIDAQIKAIETQNAPVVSEIESLDSQLMQLDDQIRKSIIVNFLRGTVLAKYAERYELTATGKPLYKIANLDTMTLRVFVSGAQLPQISIDQHVYVLFDNGKNGLDTLTGQIYWIADQAEFTPKTIQTREERVSLVYAVKIKVKNDGRLKIGMPGEMMLITNKNP; this comes from the coding sequence ATGCATACACACCATAACCAACCACACAAGATTACCCCCCTAAGCAAGGCTAACAGAGACCAAATGTTTTTGATGCTCTTTTTTTTATCTGCCTTTGCTCCATCCTGCAATACAAATAATCACCTTTCTGACGCTTATGGCAACTTTGAAGCTAAAGAAATGGTGGTTTCTGCTGGCAGCACCGGCCAAATCATGGAGTTTAACGTGGATGAAGGACAGCGGCTGGAAGCAGGACAGATTGTCGGATATATTGACACCACTCAACTTTATCTTAAAAAGCTACAGCTGCTGGCAGCCCGAAAGAGCATTGCTGCCAAAACCGGAAATATCGTTGCCCAAATAGATGTGTTGAAAAAACAAAAAGAGGCCGCCCTAAAAGAAAAGGAGCGCTTTGAAAAATTGGTAGCCCGGCAGGCCGCTACCCAGAAGCAACTGGATGATATCCTTGCCCAGCTGGATGTAATAGATGCGCAAATAAAGGCCATAGAAACACAAAATGCTCCGGTAGTCAGCGAAATAGAGTCCCTTGACAGCCAACTTATGCAGCTTGACGATCAGATCCGTAAAAGTATCATCGTTAATTTCCTGCGCGGAACTGTATTGGCAAAATATGCAGAACGATATGAGTTAACTGCCACAGGCAAACCACTCTATAAAATTGCCAATCTGGATACGATGACCTTGCGCGTATTCGTGAGCGGAGCACAATTGCCGCAAATTTCAATCGATCAGCATGTGTACGTGCTGTTTGATAACGGGAAAAACGGCCTGGATACGCTGACGGGGCAAATCTATTGGATTGCCGATCAGGCTGAATTCACTCCGAAGACGATACAGACAAGAGAAGAACGCGTGAGTCTGGTGTATGCAGTGAAAATAAAAGTAAAAAATGACGGACGGCTGAAGATTGGTATGCCGGGAGAAATGATGCTGATCACAAACAAAAATCCGTAA
- a CDS encoding ABC transporter permease has translation MRSIFIILRKEFRQIFRNKINIPIIFVMPFLQLLILVNAASFEIRHLKLHVMDFDQTPASRRLISRFSGSPYFDIVNYSHADNIANEDFIHDNAGMVLRIPQHFEKDMMTQGVGKLQVVINAIDGSAAAVSYAYAQSIIADFNKQIVVDWIGKKQFEPPVTIISTVSFWFNPDMNYYTFMVPGILVMLVTMIGMFLAAMNIVREKEIGTIEQLNVTPIRKHQFIIGKLLPFWIIGLFELAFGLFLGKLIFDIPIVGSIWLIFFFASIYLLLILGIGLLFSTLASTQQQAMFLSYFFMVIFILMSGLFTPIESMPEWAQLLTKFNPIAYFVSVMRLVMLKGAGIMDIHMQILAVFTGAIAILGLATWRYRKVAA, from the coding sequence ATGCGAAGTATCTTCATCATATTAAGAAAAGAATTTCGCCAGATTTTCAGGAACAAAATCAACATCCCGATCATCTTCGTCATGCCGTTTCTGCAACTGCTTATCCTTGTAAACGCTGCCAGCTTTGAAATACGGCATCTGAAGCTGCATGTAATGGATTTTGATCAAACGCCAGCTTCACGCAGACTCATTTCCAGATTTTCAGGGTCGCCTTATTTTGATATTGTGAACTATTCGCATGCTGACAACATAGCCAATGAGGACTTTATTCATGATAACGCAGGGATGGTTTTGCGCATTCCGCAGCATTTTGAGAAAGATATGATGACTCAGGGTGTCGGGAAATTGCAAGTGGTCATTAATGCCATTGATGGCAGTGCAGCGGCCGTCAGCTACGCGTATGCGCAATCCATTATTGCTGATTTTAACAAACAGATTGTCGTAGATTGGATCGGCAAAAAGCAATTTGAGCCTCCGGTCACCATTATCTCAACGGTTTCCTTCTGGTTCAATCCTGATATGAACTATTATACTTTCATGGTACCGGGAATACTGGTTATGCTGGTTACGATGATTGGGATGTTCCTTGCAGCCATGAACATTGTCCGTGAAAAAGAGATTGGCACTATAGAACAACTAAACGTGACGCCAATCCGGAAGCATCAGTTTATCATCGGCAAGCTGCTCCCCTTCTGGATCATCGGATTGTTTGAACTGGCCTTCGGCCTTTTTCTTGGCAAGCTCATTTTCGACATTCCCATTGTAGGCAGCATCTGGCTTATTTTTTTCTTTGCTTCCATTTATCTGCTGCTGATTCTGGGTATCGGTTTGCTTTTTTCCACCTTGGCAAGCACACAGCAACAGGCAATGTTCCTGTCTTATTTTTTTATGGTAATCTTTATTCTCATGAGCGGGCTGTTCACACCTATTGAAAGCATGCCTGAGTGGGCGCAGTTGCTGACAAAGTTCAACCCGATTGCATATTTCGTTTCGGTGATGCGTCTGGTAATGCTGAAGGGAGCGGGAATTATGGATATACACATGCAAATTCTGGCTGTATTCACCGGAGCCATTGCCATTTTGGGATTAGCCACATGGAGATACCGCAAGGTGGCGGCTTGA
- a CDS encoding transport permease protein → MNRFTGFLKKEFYHIARDKRTLLILFGMPVAQVMLFGFAITNEIKNAPISILDHSRDHVTTAITNQLLSSGYFVLYDNLFSERDILTSFQKGRVKEVIVFGENFAQQLGREGTANIQILADATDPNTANTLVNYTKAIIHSYQLTLNRSKTMPIQIIPEVKMLYNPEIKGVFMFVPGVIVVILMLVSALMTSISITREKELGTMEVLMVSPLSPIQVIIGKVSPYLLLAFINTIVVLALGKFVFGVPIRGSMALLLAEGLLFIITALSLGILISTIASSQQTAMMMSLMGLMLPTILLSGFIFPVSSMPWPLQWLSNIVPAKWFLRIIKNIMLKGATFHSIWLETTILAGMAALFLTVSAKRFKLKME, encoded by the coding sequence ATGAATCGCTTCACTGGATTTCTGAAAAAGGAATTTTATCACATCGCCAGAGATAAGCGCACATTGCTGATTCTGTTCGGTATGCCGGTGGCACAGGTTATGCTTTTTGGCTTTGCAATTACTAATGAAATAAAAAATGCGCCTATCAGCATTCTTGATCACTCGCGCGACCATGTCACCACCGCTATTACCAATCAGCTGCTTTCTTCGGGTTATTTTGTTCTCTATGATAATTTGTTCAGTGAAAGAGATATTCTAACGTCATTTCAGAAAGGCAGGGTCAAAGAGGTAATCGTTTTTGGTGAAAATTTTGCCCAACAGCTTGGCAGAGAGGGAACAGCTAATATTCAAATCCTTGCTGATGCAACCGATCCCAATACCGCAAATACGCTGGTCAACTACACAAAGGCTATCATTCACTCCTATCAGCTAACTCTGAATAGGAGCAAGACTATGCCAATACAGATTATTCCGGAAGTGAAAATGTTGTACAATCCGGAAATAAAAGGCGTGTTTATGTTTGTACCGGGGGTGATTGTAGTGATACTCATGCTTGTTTCTGCACTGATGACATCCATCTCCATTACACGTGAAAAAGAGTTGGGCACGATGGAGGTGCTGATGGTTTCACCGCTGAGTCCTATTCAGGTTATCATTGGTAAGGTAAGTCCTTACCTGCTGTTGGCATTTATCAACACAATAGTGGTTTTGGCCTTGGGGAAATTTGTTTTCGGTGTACCCATCCGGGGAAGTATGGCATTGTTGCTGGCTGAAGGTTTGCTCTTTATTATCACTGCCCTATCACTTGGCATCCTCATTTCAACGATAGCATCCAGCCAGCAAACCGCCATGATGATGTCGCTAATGGGACTGATGTTGCCAACCATTCTGCTTTCAGGATTCATCTTCCCTGTATCCAGCATGCCCTGGCCTCTGCAGTGGCTCTCTAACATTGTTCCGGCAAAATGGTTTCTGCGCATCATCAAAAACATCATGCTCAAGGGTGCAACGTTTCATTCCATCTGGCTGGAGACAACAATACTAGCAGGTATGGCCGCACTTTTTTTAACGGTAAGCGCCAAACGATTTAAACTGAAAATGGAATAG
- a CDS encoding transporter: MKTIFVSLSAACALLHTLTAQSIDTITLDQCYHYAMQHYPLARQKEMLQQSYNLELKKLNTQYLPHLAVNAQATYQSEVPHVAVDIPLFDIPLAPKDQYKANVEVTQVIFDGNATRYQKKIQAASLQAQSQQIDVQLYQLKAQISSLYFSILLADAQLELNELLHQNIENQLNKVVAAVENGLLLPSNADVLKAELIKVRQQQLNLRQSKAAATEILAELTSLNITSATVLQHPHSDFIADVDISARPELQLFHLQHHLLESQHKSILARQLPKLGGFFQGGVGRPGLNLLDNAVEPYYIAGVKFTWEPWRWNAEKYSRQIIHINKKIIHTQQEVFELNTRAALIKQQAVIASLQQQLTTDTELIALREKITATAAVQLGNGVITATDYLTELNAEQLARLNQKTHEIQLEQAKAEYELIKGK, encoded by the coding sequence ATGAAAACGATTTTCGTCTCCCTCTCTGCTGCATGTGCGCTTCTCCACACACTAACAGCGCAATCCATTGACACTATTACACTTGACCAATGCTATCACTACGCTATGCAACATTATCCTCTCGCCCGACAAAAAGAAATGTTACAGCAGTCATACAACCTTGAACTCAAAAAACTCAACACACAGTACCTGCCCCACCTGGCAGTGAATGCACAGGCAACCTATCAGTCAGAAGTTCCGCACGTAGCGGTTGACATTCCCCTTTTTGACATTCCCCTTGCGCCCAAAGACCAATATAAGGCGAACGTGGAAGTGACGCAGGTAATTTTTGACGGTAATGCCACCCGTTATCAAAAGAAAATTCAGGCTGCCTCCCTGCAAGCTCAAAGCCAGCAAATTGATGTCCAGTTGTATCAGCTCAAAGCACAAATTTCTTCTCTATACTTCAGCATACTACTGGCTGATGCCCAGCTCGAGCTCAACGAGTTGCTGCATCAAAATATTGAAAACCAGCTGAACAAAGTGGTGGCAGCCGTGGAAAACGGATTACTGCTTCCATCCAATGCTGACGTGCTGAAGGCCGAGCTCATAAAGGTCAGGCAGCAGCAGCTAAACCTTCGTCAAAGCAAAGCGGCTGCCACAGAGATACTGGCCGAACTAACCAGTCTTAATATTACTTCAGCCACGGTGCTGCAACATCCGCATTCAGATTTTATCGCTGACGTGGATATATCCGCAAGGCCGGAGCTACAATTATTTCACCTGCAGCACCATTTACTTGAATCACAGCATAAATCAATCCTTGCCCGTCAGCTTCCGAAACTGGGCGGTTTTTTTCAGGGCGGTGTTGGCCGGCCCGGCCTGAACCTGCTGGATAACGCTGTTGAACCATATTACATAGCCGGAGTAAAATTTACCTGGGAGCCCTGGCGTTGGAATGCAGAAAAATACAGTCGCCAGATCATTCATATCAATAAAAAAATCATACATACGCAGCAGGAGGTATTTGAGCTGAATACCAGAGCAGCTCTTATAAAACAACAAGCTGTCATCGCCAGCCTGCAGCAGCAACTCACAACCGATACGGAATTGATTGCATTGCGGGAAAAAATTACTGCTACTGCCGCTGTGCAGCTGGGGAACGGTGTAATCACCGCAACCGATTATCTCACAGAGCTGAATGCCGAGCAATTGGCACGGCTCAACCAGAAAACTCATGAGATACAACTGGAGCAGGCAAAAGCCGAATATGAACTAATAAAAGGCAAATAA